The genomic region TCGGTACGCCATTTCTGACTCCTCAAAACAAGGCGTTAAGCCGCGGGGTCCGGTGGTTCACCCGAACCTCTCCTCAAATGGTCGAACGCGTTCCGGGCCAGAGACTTCCCTTCCTGGGCAGTCCTGTGATCCTTTCAAGGAACGCCTTCCTTATTCAGCAATGCGGACCTCTCCCAGGCTAAGGCTGATTATCAACGTACCTGAAGAACCGCTCGAAATAAGGAATGACGAATTATCCCTCTTTTCTCCAACCCTGTCAATGCGCCACTGAAGCTCGCCGGAACGGTTCGTAAAAAACCATTTCAGGGTATGGCGGAGCTGTGTTAACATACAGGAAAATTCAGAATTTTCTGCAGGGAAGGTCTCTCGACTGCCCTTCTTCCATCCCCCGGACAGTATAATAGAGAGAAGATCCACTTTCAGGAGGAAAAACGTTGTCGGGTCATTCAAAGTGGGCGACCACAAAACATAAAAAAGCCATCATAGACGCAAAAAGAGGAAAGGCCTTTACGCGACTCGCAAAAGAAATTACCGTTGCCGCGAGGATTGGCGGCGGCGATCCCGAAGGGAACCCCCGGCTGCGGACGGCCATGCTTAAGGCACGGGAAGAAAACATGCCCATGGACAATATCAAAAAAGCCATCCAGCGAGGGACCGGAGAAATTCCAGGAGCCCACTACGAAGAATGCCAGTTTGAAGGGCACGGCCCGAAAGGTGTTGCCGTGATGCTGAAAGTTCAGACAGACAACAAGAACCGGACAGTTCCCGAACTGCGGACGATCTTTTCCAAAAATGGCGGAAACCTTGGCGAAAATGGATGTGTCTCCTGGATGTTCGACCAGAAGGGAATGATCTCTCTTGAATGGCCGGGAGCCACAGAAGATAAGGCCATGGAGCTCGCGCTGGAAACCGGAGCAGACGAATTCCGGCTCCACGAAAACGGGATCGATCTGATCACATCCCCAGCTGATTTTCCTACCGTCCTTGAGTCGGTGAAATCCCGAAAGCTCGTCCCGAACTTCGCGGAGATCACCATGATTCCCCAGACAACGGTTCCTCTGGACGGAAAAGACGCCCAGATGATGGTCCGCCTGATGGAAGCCCTGGAAGAGCACGATGATGTTGAAAATGTCTGGTCCAACTTCGACATCCCGGACGCTCTCCTCGAGCAACTTCTGAGCGGTAATCCCTGAAGAACCTCTTCCTGTTCACGTTCACGCCCGGTTCATCATTCAAGGGAAACATGTTGTGTTGTTCCTTCATACAGGGGTTAAATGCATGATCGATATCAAGAAGCTCAGGGAAGGCATAGACAGGGTAGACGGAGAAATCATTGCTCTTCTCAAGAAAAGAGCGGACCTGGCAAAACAGGTCGGAGCCTACAAGGTCGCCCACTCCCTTCCCTTTCATGTCGTGGCCCGCGAACGGGAAATCTTGGACCGGATCCTTGAACAGGATACCGCTCCTTTTCCCAAGGAAGCCTTACGGCATATTTACCGGGAAATTCTATCGGCCTGTCTGTCACTGGAAGAACCGGTTGCAATCTCTTATCTCGGGCCTCCAGCAACCTATACACACCAGGCCGCGATCAAGCATTTTGGAAACTCCCTGCGCTTTCTTCCCGCACCCACCATTCGGGAGGTTTTCCGCTTTGTTGAAAGCAAGGATGCCCTTTACGGGGTCGTTCCAATCGAAAACTCCACGGAAGGAATGGTGAACTATACGCTCGACACTCTGGTGGAAACAGATCTCAAGGTGGTCGGGGAGATCGTTCTTCCCATTCATCACTGTCTCCTCACAAAATCGTCCAGTCTTTCCAGCATCAAGACAGTCTTTGCGCATCCCCAGTCCCAGGCACAATGCCGGAGCTTCCTCTCGACCCATCTTCCAAACATCCCCCTTGTCGAAACATCAAGCAATACGCGGGCCGTTGAGCTTTGCCTGGAAGATGAATCCGGGGCCGCCATTGCAGGAGAAATGGCGGCGGACATCTACAATATTCCCATTCTGAGACGCCATATTGAGGATTATCCGGATAACCAAACGCGCTTTCTTGTCATCGGCACGATAGAACCCGGAAAAACCCGCAAGGACCAGACCTCCATCATGATCTCCATTATTGACCGCGTCGGGGCCCTGTCCTCGATCCTGGACATGATCGCCAAACAAGGGATCAATGTGACCCGGCTGGAAAGCCGTCCCTCCCGCAAAAAAGCGTGGGACTATATATTCTTTATCGACATCGAGGGACACCAGGAAGACCAGTCTATCCGGGAACTTCTGAAAAAGTTACAGAACCTTTGTCCCTATGTTAAAATTCTTGGCTCGTATCCGGTGCCGGATCGAAAAAACATCGTGGGACCATCCCACACATAAAACTTTTAAGGAGTACTGAAATGATTATCGTTCTGAAACCGGAAGCGACCGAACAGGACATCCAGCATATATCCGGAAAACTGCAGGAAAACGGTCTGAAAGTTCATATTTCCAAGGGAGCTGAACGGACCATCATTGGGGCCATAGGAGATGATCGGGTGCTGGCAGGATTGCCGCTGGCCATTTTTCCGGGAGTGGAATCGGTGCACAAGATCCTGCAGCCGTTCAAGCTTGTCAGTCGGGAGTTCAAGAAGGAAGATACGGTGATCCGATTCCCAAACGGGGTGACCATCGGCGGACCGGAGATTCAGGTCATGGCCGGACCCTGCGCGGTCGAATCCGACGAACAGCTCCTGTATATCGCTGAACGGGTCAAGTCTGCCGGAGCAAAGATCCTCCGGGGAGGAGCTTTCAAACCCCGGACTTCTCCCTACACGTTCCAGGGACTGGGAGAGGAAGGGCTTCACCACCTTTCCATGGCACGGGAAAAAACGGGACTCCTCGTCATCACGGAACTGATGGACCCGCGGGACCTCCCCCTGCTGGAAAAACACACCGACATCATTCAGATCGGCGCCCGGAACATGCAGAATTTCCGACTTCTTTCCGACGTCGGCGAATCCCGGAAACCGGTCTTGCTGAAAAGAGGTCTGTCCGCCACGATCAAGGAATTCCTGATGGCCGCAGAGTATATTGCCTCCAGAGGAAATCAGCAAATCATCCTGTGTGAACGTGGCATCCGCACCTTTGAAACGATGACCCGGAACACCCTCGACCTGAACGCGGTGCCTGTCCTGAAAAGTCTGACCCATCTCCCGGTGCTGGTCGATCCCAGCCATGGAACAGGTCGCTGGGACCTGGTGATCCCCATGGCCCGGGCCGGAATAGCCGCCGGTGGAGATGCACTGATGATCGAGGTCCACAACAATCCCGAGGAAGCCTATTCGGATGGAGAAGAATCCCTCATCCCGGACAACTTCGACAAACTCATGAAAGAATGCCGGAAAATAGCGGCAGCCGTTGACCGCTTTATCGCGGAATGACCGACTCCTGTCCTTACAGGACTATCTCCATCATCGGCGTGGGGCTGATGGGCGCATCCCTTGCCGGAGCTCTCAAAGCGTCGGCATCACCGCCAGTGATCCGTGGCTCCACCCCCGACAGAGAAAATGGAGAAAAAGCGCTCCGACGAGGCTTGATTGATTCTTACACCCCTTCAAACCGGGAGGTTGTTTCCGGAGCGGAGCTGGTGGTTATTGCGACTCCGCCGTCCAGCATTCCGGACATCTGGGAGGAAATCGGTCCGGTTGTTTCACCCGGCACACTTTTAACCGACCTGGCATCCGTAAAACAAAATCTCCATGCAATCTATCTGGAGCGATTTTCTCCCGTTTTTCCAAGGTATATCAGCAGTCATCCCATGGCAGGCCGGGAACTGACGGGGGTGGATGCCTCCCGTCCCGACCTTTTCCGTGATCGGCTGACGTTTTTGATCCCTTTCTCCTCTTCCCCTCCCGGAGAAGATCTCGAACGCCTGAAAAGGCTCTGGACAATCGCAGGAAGCCCGCGACAAACCGTGGTCGAATCGCGTGAACACGATCGGATTCTCTCCCTCATCAGCCACCTTCCCCATCTTCTCTCATTTTCCCTGTTGGAAACTCTTGTCCAGACGACAGACAAAAAAACGATTCCTCACTGGAACTGGCCTTCCCAGAGAGGCGGGGCCCTGAAAGACATGCTTCGTATTGCCTGGAGCGGTCCGGACCTTTGGGGAGACATCCTTCTCCAGAACCGGAAGGAGCTCCTCTCCAGCATTGAGGATTTCACCAGTTCCATGGACGTTTTCAAAAAATTCCTTGTCGCTAAAGACAGGGAGGGACTGATCTCTTACCTGAAAACACTTCAGGCCAAAGCGCACGAGGACATGCATCATGAACGTCATTCCTGAATCCCTGACCGAAACCCGAGGAGGTCCGGAATCGGGACACATGCAAGTCCGGAAGGGCCATCGCGTTTCGGGGACTGTCCGCGTCCCCGGGGACAAATCCATCTCCCACCGGTCCTTGATTCTTGGAGGGATGGCCTCGGGAAAAACCGTTGTCACAGGCTTTCTGCCTTCGGACGATTGCCTTCGGACACTTTCGGCATTTTCAAGGCTTGGGGTTCAAATCAGACAACAGCAGGACGAAACAGTGCTCGAACTGGAGAGTCCTGGATTGAGCGGTCTCCAGGAACCCGACTCCATTCTCGATTTCGGGAACTCAGGCACAGCGTCCCGATTGATGTGCGGCGTGCTGGCAGGGACTTCTTTTTTTACCGTCATGACCGGTGACGACAGCCTCCGGAAACGACCCATGAAAAGAGTCGTCGACCCCTTGGGCATGATGGGGGCCAAGATCGACGGCCCCGGCTCCGGAAGCCGTCTGCCACTCGCCATTCGAGGCACTGCGCTGAAAGGAATCTCTTTTTTTAATGCGCACAAAAGTGCCCAGGTCAAGTCTTCCGTGCTCCTTGCCGGCCTGAACGCCTCGGGCTCCACGACCGTTGAAGAGCCGTTGCAGACAAGGGACCACACAGAAAGACTCCTTCCCCTGTTCGGAGGGAAGGTCCTCCGGGAGGGTCTCCGGACCACCGTTTATCCATCCCGTCTGACAGGAACTGCACTGCACGTTCCGGGCGATTTTTCGTCGGCGGCCTTTTTTCTGGCTCTGGGACTCCTGACTCCCGGCTCTTCGCTGACCCTGGAAGGCGTGGGGCTCAATCCGAGCAGAACCGGTTTACTCCAGGTTCTTGAAGCCATGAAAGCGCGCTCCCTGCGGATCCTTCCCTCCACCGACCCTTCTCTCCAATCCGAGCCCTACGGAAATATTCAAGTGGGCTTTTCGGAACTGGAGGGAATCGACGTTCCTCCGGAGTGGATCCCGAACATTATTGACGAAATCCCGATCCTGGCCGCCTGTGCGGCCTGTGCCCGGGGAACAACCACGATTCGGGGAGCAGCCGAACTTCGGGTCAAAGAATCCGACCGTATTCGGGGAATCGTCTCCGCCCTCCAGGTTCTGGGGGTTCCCTGCAAAGAGTTTCCGGACGGCTTCGCCATTGATGGACTCGGACCTGACCCCCGATTGACGGGAGGCACGATAGACAGCCTGAATGACCACAGGATCGCCATGTCCATGGCCGTTCTCGGATCAAGACTTCCCGAAAGCGAAATCCTGACCATCCGGGGGACGGATTTCGTCTCCACATCGTTTCCCGGATTTTCCAAACTGTTCAATCAGGTTGTCGAATGCTGAACAAAGGAAGCATTGCCATCGACGGGCCTTCCGCCTCGGGAAAATCCTCTCTGGCAAGGGCCCTTGCCAACAAACTCCAGTGGGTTCACGCTGATACCGGAGCCCTCTACAGGGCCGTGGCACTGTCTTTGATAAAAGCCAGTCTGGCGGAGGCAACGGACAACATCCTCTGCAAGCACATAAAGGACCAGACCATCTCCTACAACATCCGGGACAACAGCACCCGTGTTCTCCTGAACGGGGAGGACGTGACAGACATCCTGCGCAGCGAAGAAATCGGACGGACAGCCTCCCGTATTTCCCAAATTCCCTGCGTGAGAGAATACCTCTTCCATATCCAGAGAAGCCTGGGAGAAAAAGGTGAGGTTGTCATGGACGGCAGAGATATCGGAACCGTGATCCTGCCGGATGCTTCCCTGAAAATTTTTCTCCTGGCAGACGTCCGGACCAGGGCCCTCAGGCGACTGAGCGAACTGGAACAACAAGGGATTCCGGGAAATCTTCGTGATATCCAGAACGATCTGGAAGAACGGGACAGAAGAGACCGAACGCGGTCTCTTGCTCCTTTGATCCAGGCGCCAGATGCCCTTCTTCTGGACAACTCCCACATGACGATCGAAGACAGCGTAAAATGGATTCTCCAAAAGCTTCCCAACTGATAGAAGTCCCGACATCCGTCTGGAATCGTCCCTTCTACCGGAGTGTCCGGGCATTTTTCTCCCTGTTTTGCAGGAGTTATCTCCGTTTAAAGGTGGATGGTCTGGAGAATCTTCCCGCAGAAGGAGGAACAATTGTCGCGGTCAATCACCAGAGTCATCTGGATGTGCCCCTGATGGGGCTTTCCTTGCCACGGGAGGCCCGTTTTCCGGGGAAGGCCGAGCTCTTTACCTCTTCTTTTCTCCTCAGAACCTTTCTTTTAAATCTCGGGGGTTTCCCGATCGTGCGGGGAGAGGGAGACCGGAAAGCTATTTCCCTGTCGGAAAGCATCCTTCAGCGAGGGGACGTTCTCGTCCTTTTTCCGGAGGGAACCCGGACCCGAACCGGAGAAATAGGAGCCTTCCATCGGGGATTGGGAGTGCTGTCCATCCGGACGGGATCCCCGATCGTCCCGGCCGCTATTCGAGGCAGCGGGGATTCGCTCGGTGTGGGCAAAGCCTGGCCCCGGCCGGGGAAAATCTTCGTCCGGTTCGCGAAACCACTGATTCCCCCTTCCCTGGACCTCTCCCCCAGGGATTTAAAAGAAGCCAGCCAGTCCCTGACCTCGGCGGTGGAAAACGAAGTCCGCTCCCTCTATCGATCTCTTCTCCTCTCCCAAGAGTCATCCGACTGAATCAGGGATGAAACGGCCAGACACGGGGAATTTCAAACACCCCCCAGGCAAGCGTCAGCAAGAGAAGTCCACCCCCCACCTGAAGATAATCCCTCAGCCTGTAGTTTCCGGCGCTCCAGGTCATGATGTTGACCGGATGGGAAAACGGCGTGAGGAAAACCGAAGCCGCACCCAATGAAACCGCCGCGAGGTAAGGCATCGGACTGACATGAAGGGCGACCGCAATCGACAAGGCAACGGGAGACATAAAAAGAGCCACCAGCGTGTGGGACAAGAACTGGACCGCCACCATCGTTGTCGCCAGAACGAGGACCAGGGCTCCTTCCGGTCCAAGCCCTCCCCCTGCCCCCTTCAGACCATGCACCAGAACCGAACCAAAAGGTGATCGCTCCAGAGCCCATCCGAGCGGGAACATGCTTCCCATCAAAAAAATGACCCGCCATTCGATGGCCCCCAGAGCTTCTTTCATCCGGACAATCCCCGTACCCACCATCGCAAGACCAGCCATAAGTGCGGCAAGAACCGTCGGAACCCAATGAAAAACGGACGCCAGAACAAAAAGAACGAGAATCCCGACAGCCGTCAATGCTTTTTCCGACCGGAACACCTCCCTTTCCACCTCGTCGAGATACAGAAAAAGAGATCTGTCCCTCAACCAGTCGAACGATTCCCTGCGCCCTTTCAGAAGAAGAACATCCCCATGGGACAGAATGGTCTGGGACAAGGGATCCGGAGGCGCAGAGGAGCGATGAATTCCCGACACCGAGATATCCGGTCCGGTCAGATAGGAGAGGCTCGAAAGGGGCCGGCCGATCAACCCCGAAGAAGGAGCGGGAATTGCCTCGCAGACAATGACTTCCTCATCCTCCAGAGCCTTTTTTTGACCGGCGACAAATGACTCCCCCTCTCCCCGCCCCGGAGCGGAAAGACCATAAATGTCGATCCCTTCCCGTTCCGTAACACGCTGCAATTGGGCGACGGTCACATAAAGACGGACACGATTTCCCTCGCGAAGAGGCCCCCCCCGGTAGGACGACTGCTCCGGCGGAGCGGACAGAGCCGCGGAAGGGTGGCGGATCAGAGACCAGGACGCCTTGAGGAACGAGCGATATCGGTCTTTTTCTTCCCCTTCCCCCCGAACGCCCGAAGGAGAGGGATCTCCCGGAGGGGGAACATAATACTCCGCGAGAAAGGGAACGTCCGAAATGTTCTTTCCCAGGAACGCAAATTTTTTTCCGAGAAGAACCTCGACAAAAAACTTTCGGGAGGAGGCTTCCCTGGGCAACGTTTCTCCGCCAATTTTTCCCAGGAAAAGGGGACGCGTAAAAATCAGATAAATCAGTCCGATCAGAAAGGCCCCTCCGCCGACCCTGAAAAAATCAAACATCTGGAACGTCGGCAAGTGACGGGACTCCAGAAATCCCGCTACAATCACATTCGACGAGGATCCGATCAGCGTTGCCGATCCACCCAGGAGCGCCACATACCCCGTGGGAAGGAGAAAGCCCCGGAGAGGAAGGCCGAGTTCTCCGACAAGAGCCCCCACCAGAGGGAGAAAGATTGCGATGGATCCTGTATCATTAAGAAACATCGCAAGCACACCGGCCAGGAGATACAGCGCCGCGGACAAGAGAAAAGGCTTCTTTCCGATATGGATCGTAAGCGTCGTGGCGAGCCAGCGGACAACTTTCGCCCGGGCCATTCCTTCGGAAAGGACAAAGAGGGAACCAATCAGGAAAACAGCCGGTTCGGAAAATCCGCGGAAAAGCTCGGAGACGGGGAGGAGCCCTGTAACTCCCAGGACGACAAGGACCCCGACGGCCACCACTTCAACAGGAACTGTTCCCATCGCGAGGAGGAGAATCGTGACGATTGCGAGGAACCCCACACCCCAGGTTTGCATCGGGAGAATTTCCTTTCATTGATGAACGACAGGGACAATCTCCCCTTCCATGCGACCGGGGAACCTTCCATTTCAGCGGAGAAAGCGCGGTTCAGAAGCCACCTCCGGAATTTGAGAGACAGAATACCGGACAAGCTTCGCAAGGAGAAGTCGACTCTCATCGGACAGAAGGTCTTGTCCTGGGTCAAAAACACTCCGGCAAAAACACTTCACCTTTTTTTGTCTTTCGGGACGGAACCGGATACCCATCCCCTGGTGTCCGCCCTTCTGGAAAAGAAGTTTGTACTTGTTGTTCCCGTCATCCGGAAATCGGGTCTGGTTCTGACTCCTTATGAAAAGGGAACATCTCTCCGCCCTGGGCCTTTTGGCATTCTGGAACCGGCCGTCGTCCATCCCGTCGCCCCGGAAGAGGTCGACCTGTTTTTTCTTCCCGGGCTGGGATTCGACCGCCATGGAGGACGAATCGGTTACGGGAAAGGATACTACGACCG from Leptospirillum ferriphilum harbors:
- a CDS encoding YebC/PmpR family DNA-binding transcriptional regulator, whose product is MSGHSKWATTKHKKAIIDAKRGKAFTRLAKEITVAARIGGGDPEGNPRLRTAMLKAREENMPMDNIKKAIQRGTGEIPGAHYEECQFEGHGPKGVAVMLKVQTDNKNRTVPELRTIFSKNGGNLGENGCVSWMFDQKGMISLEWPGATEDKAMELALETGADEFRLHENGIDLITSPADFPTVLESVKSRKLVPNFAEITMIPQTTVPLDGKDAQMMVRLMEALEEHDDVENVWSNFDIPDALLEQLLSGNP
- the pheA gene encoding prephenate dehydratase, with amino-acid sequence MIDIKKLREGIDRVDGEIIALLKKRADLAKQVGAYKVAHSLPFHVVAREREILDRILEQDTAPFPKEALRHIYREILSACLSLEEPVAISYLGPPATYTHQAAIKHFGNSLRFLPAPTIREVFRFVESKDALYGVVPIENSTEGMVNYTLDTLVETDLKVVGEIVLPIHHCLLTKSSSLSSIKTVFAHPQSQAQCRSFLSTHLPNIPLVETSSNTRAVELCLEDESGAAIAGEMAADIYNIPILRRHIEDYPDNQTRFLVIGTIEPGKTRKDQTSIMISIIDRVGALSSILDMIAKQGINVTRLESRPSRKKAWDYIFFIDIEGHQEDQSIRELLKKLQNLCPYVKILGSYPVPDRKNIVGPSHT
- the aroF gene encoding 3-deoxy-7-phosphoheptulonate synthase, whose product is MIIVLKPEATEQDIQHISGKLQENGLKVHISKGAERTIIGAIGDDRVLAGLPLAIFPGVESVHKILQPFKLVSREFKKEDTVIRFPNGVTIGGPEIQVMAGPCAVESDEQLLYIAERVKSAGAKILRGGAFKPRTSPYTFQGLGEEGLHHLSMAREKTGLLVITELMDPRDLPLLEKHTDIIQIGARNMQNFRLLSDVGESRKPVLLKRGLSATIKEFLMAAEYIASRGNQQIILCERGIRTFETMTRNTLDLNAVPVLKSLTHLPVLVDPSHGTGRWDLVIPMARAGIAAGGDALMIEVHNNPEEAYSDGEESLIPDNFDKLMKECRKIAAAVDRFIAE
- a CDS encoding prephenate dehydrogenase, encoding MTDSCPYRTISIIGVGLMGASLAGALKASASPPVIRGSTPDRENGEKALRRGLIDSYTPSNREVVSGAELVVIATPPSSIPDIWEEIGPVVSPGTLLTDLASVKQNLHAIYLERFSPVFPRYISSHPMAGRELTGVDASRPDLFRDRLTFLIPFSSSPPGEDLERLKRLWTIAGSPRQTVVESREHDRILSLISHLPHLLSFSLLETLVQTTDKKTIPHWNWPSQRGGALKDMLRIAWSGPDLWGDILLQNRKELLSSIEDFTSSMDVFKKFLVAKDREGLISYLKTLQAKAHEDMHHERHS
- the aroA gene encoding 3-phosphoshikimate 1-carboxyvinyltransferase — translated: MNVIPESLTETRGGPESGHMQVRKGHRVSGTVRVPGDKSISHRSLILGGMASGKTVVTGFLPSDDCLRTLSAFSRLGVQIRQQQDETVLELESPGLSGLQEPDSILDFGNSGTASRLMCGVLAGTSFFTVMTGDDSLRKRPMKRVVDPLGMMGAKIDGPGSGSRLPLAIRGTALKGISFFNAHKSAQVKSSVLLAGLNASGSTTVEEPLQTRDHTERLLPLFGGKVLREGLRTTVYPSRLTGTALHVPGDFSSAAFFLALGLLTPGSSLTLEGVGLNPSRTGLLQVLEAMKARSLRILPSTDPSLQSEPYGNIQVGFSELEGIDVPPEWIPNIIDEIPILAACAACARGTTTIRGAAELRVKESDRIRGIVSALQVLGVPCKEFPDGFAIDGLGPDPRLTGGTIDSLNDHRIAMSMAVLGSRLPESEILTIRGTDFVSTSFPGFSKLFNQVVEC
- the cmk gene encoding (d)CMP kinase; the encoded protein is MLNKGSIAIDGPSASGKSSLARALANKLQWVHADTGALYRAVALSLIKASLAEATDNILCKHIKDQTISYNIRDNSTRVLLNGEDVTDILRSEEIGRTASRISQIPCVREYLFHIQRSLGEKGEVVMDGRDIGTVILPDASLKIFLLADVRTRALRRLSELEQQGIPGNLRDIQNDLEERDRRDRTRSLAPLIQAPDALLLDNSHMTIEDSVKWILQKLPN
- a CDS encoding lysophospholipid acyltransferase family protein, which gives rise to MDSPKASQLIEVPTSVWNRPFYRSVRAFFSLFCRSYLRLKVDGLENLPAEGGTIVAVNHQSHLDVPLMGLSLPREARFPGKAELFTSSFLLRTFLLNLGGFPIVRGEGDRKAISLSESILQRGDVLVLFPEGTRTRTGEIGAFHRGLGVLSIRTGSPIVPAAIRGSGDSLGVGKAWPRPGKIFVRFAKPLIPPSLDLSPRDLKEASQSLTSAVENEVRSLYRSLLLSQESSD
- a CDS encoding SLC13 family permease; amino-acid sequence: MQTWGVGFLAIVTILLLAMGTVPVEVVAVGVLVVLGVTGLLPVSELFRGFSEPAVFLIGSLFVLSEGMARAKVVRWLATTLTIHIGKKPFLLSAALYLLAGVLAMFLNDTGSIAIFLPLVGALVGELGLPLRGFLLPTGYVALLGGSATLIGSSSNVIVAGFLESRHLPTFQMFDFFRVGGGAFLIGLIYLIFTRPLFLGKIGGETLPREASSRKFFVEVLLGKKFAFLGKNISDVPFLAEYYVPPPGDPSPSGVRGEGEEKDRYRSFLKASWSLIRHPSAALSAPPEQSSYRGGPLREGNRVRLYVTVAQLQRVTEREGIDIYGLSAPGRGEGESFVAGQKKALEDEEVIVCEAIPAPSSGLIGRPLSSLSYLTGPDISVSGIHRSSAPPDPLSQTILSHGDVLLLKGRRESFDWLRDRSLFLYLDEVEREVFRSEKALTAVGILVLFVLASVFHWVPTVLAALMAGLAMVGTGIVRMKEALGAIEWRVIFLMGSMFPLGWALERSPFGSVLVHGLKGAGGGLGPEGALVLVLATTMVAVQFLSHTLVALFMSPVALSIAVALHVSPMPYLAAVSLGAASVFLTPFSHPVNIMTWSAGNYRLRDYLQVGGGLLLLTLAWGVFEIPRVWPFHP
- a CDS encoding 5-formyltetrahydrofolate cyclo-ligase, with amino-acid sequence MNDRDNLPFHATGEPSISAEKARFRSHLRNLRDRIPDKLRKEKSTLIGQKVLSWVKNTPAKTLHLFLSFGTEPDTHPLVSALLEKKFVLVVPVIRKSGLVLTPYEKGTSLRPGPFGILEPAVVHPVAPEEVDLFFLPGLGFDRHGGRIGYGKGYYDRLLRKTAAPRIALAFQEQIVDRVPLSETDILVDTILTDKEIIHCDRSRKD